The Lonchura striata isolate bLonStr1 chromosome Z, bLonStr1.mat, whole genome shotgun sequence genome window below encodes:
- the LOC144248260 gene encoding 3'-5' RNA helicase YTHDC2-like — protein sequence MSRHGRVPRRQPGGAAGDGAAAAAVRARAEPLGAAGVDEVVAIAAQLALERFRSGDEAEMEFPSSFTSTERAFVHRLCQSLGLVSKSKGKGANRYLTVRKKDVSEAHAVMTCDLALCTKHAVRSLIQRFPVTNKERAELLPRTERGSACAVESEKKEVNKTSGRLNDGIPQVPGKRGESEFDSFRQSLPVLEKQEEIVQTIKDNKIVLIIGETGSGKTTQIPQFILDDCYKNGTPCRVFCTQPRRLAAVERVAAERREKIGQTIGYQIRLESRVSPKTLVTFCTNDMLLGTLMAGDSTLSTVTHVIVDEVHERDRFSDFLLIKLRDVLQNQNNLKLILSSAPLDANLFIRYFGSCPVIHIQGRPFEVKEMFLEDILRSTWYTNKEMVKYKEKKQQEEKQKNTLAEWCSAQDNTNKGTSRRQKSVPRTNEEYKRLDDGGDTVFNQLTEKDVNCLEPWIVKEMDSCLSDIWLHKDIDSFAQLLNLILTENVSVDYRHSETGATALMISSGGGFLSQVEQLISMGASIHCKSSNGWMAVDWARHFGQTEVVHLLESYSASFGFGNMDESSSSLVQKSASDLSAEDRELLTAYHHSFDDEKVDLDLIMHLLHSICHSSDAGAILIFLPGYDEVVSLRDRIVLDDKRFSDNAHRYQVFVLHSSMQTLDQKKVLESPPFGIRKIILSTNIAETSITVNDVVFVIDSGKVKEKSFDALSCATVLKMGWISKASAIQRKGRAGRCQPGVCFHLFSRLRFQNMLEFQSPELLRLPLQEICLYTKILAPINCPIVDFLMKAPDPPPAVTVRNAVHMLKTIDALDPWEDLTELGYQLTELPVEPHLGKMVLYAVVLKCLDPVLTIACALACQDPFVLPTLASQKRAAVLCRKRFAAGTFSDHMALLRAFQAWQKARSDGWERAFCEKNFLSRATMEIIAGMRTQVLGQLRASGFVRARGGADIRDVNTNSENWAVIKGALVAGMYPNLVHVDRDSLVLTEPKEKKVRFHPTSVLGQSQYKKIAPANGQAAAIQALPTDWLIYDEMTRAHKTANIRCCSVVTPVTVALFCGPARLQSNALQASSSFQGGGVSNDSSDSEMEDRTSADLALLKLDEWLHLKLDPEAAGMLLQLRQKWHSLFLRRMRAPSKLWSQVDETTVRAITAVLSAEEQSAGLQQPSGIGQRPRPVTCEELPLASTWKSTSSRKSSTETELSDSSHAEKVSVKSSSPALHQPKKYKEKDILLSGQSSDDRSAQSSVKPAESSSYSSPCATPSSPVSGKGLTAGLLAKGAKRS from the exons AAAAGGAGCCAATCGATACCTGACTgtaaggaagaaggatgtgtcAGAGGCACACGCAGTCATGACTTGTGACTTGGCTCTCTGTACGAAACACGCCGTTCGGAGCCTAATTCAGCGCTTTCCCGTCACAAATAAGGAACGCGCGGAGCTCCTGCCAAGGACAGAGCGAGGAAGTGCCTGTGCTGTTGAATCTG aaaagaaagaagtaaacAAGACAAGTGGTCGACTTAATGATGGTATCCCCCAggtcccagggaaaagaggggaatCAGAGTTTGATTCCTTCAGGCAGTCACTACCAGTTCttgaaaaacaggaagaaattgtCCAAACCATAAAGgacaataaaattgttttgattATAGGAGAGACTGGATCAGGAAAAACGACGCAG ATCCCTCAATTTATCCTTGATGACTGCTACAAGAATGGAACTCCCTGTCGTGTGTTTTGTACTCAGCCAAGACGTTTAGCAGCTGTTGAAAGAgtggcagcagaaagaagagagaagattGGCCAGACAATTGGTTACCAGATCCGGTTAGAGAGCAG GGTTTCTCCAAAGACGCTGGTAACATTCTGCACTAATGACATGCTCCTTGGCACGCTGATGGCAGGAGACAGCACTCTCTCCACCGTGACCCATGTTATTGTG GATGAAGTACATGAGAGGGATAGGTTCAGTGACTTCTTGCTAATAAAACTGAGAGATGTGCtgcaaaaccagaataatttaaaactaattctCTCTAGTGCTCCTCTAGATGCAAATCTCTTTATTAGGTATTTTGGAAGCTGCCCAGTAATACATA tcCAAGGGAGACCTTTTGAAGTTAAAGAGATGTTTCTGGAGGACATTTTACGAAGCACTTGGTATACAAACAAAGAGATGGTgaagtacaaagaaaagaagcagcaag aagagaaacagaagaacaCTCTTGCTGAGTGGTGTTCAGCTCAAGATAACACTAACAAAGGGACATCTCGGAGACAAAAATCGGTTCCAAGGACAAATGAGGAGTACAAACGGTTGGATGATGGCGGTGACACAGTATTTAATCAACTG ACTGAAAAAGATGTGAATTGCCTTGAACCGTGGATAGTAAAAGAAATGGATTCCTGTCTTTCTGACATCTGGTTGCATAAAGATATTGATTCGTTTGCTCAGCtgttaaatcttattttaactgaaaatgtcaGTG ttgaTTATAGGCACAGTGAAACTGGTGCGACTGCTCTGATGATTTCTTCAGGGGGAGGCTTTTTGAGTCAAGTAGAACAGTTGATCAGCATGGGAGCAAGTATCCACTGCAAATCATCTAATGGCTG GATGGCTGTGGACTGGGCTAGGCACTTTGGACAGACAGAGGTTGTTCATCTGTTGGAATCCTACAG CGCTTCATTTGGATTTGGAAACATGGATGAAAGTTCCAGTTCCCTGGTCCAAAAAAGTGCTAGTGACCTTAGTGCAGAGGACAGAGAGCTACTGACAGCTTACCATCACAGTTTTGATGATGAAAAAGTGGATCTGGATCTGATAATGCACTTACTTCACAGCATCTGTCATAGTTCTGATGCAG GagcaattttaatatttcttcctgGGTATGATGAGGTAGTGAGCCTGAGGGACCGCATTGTTTTGGATGACAAGAGATTTTCTGATAATGCTCACAG ATACCAAGTTTTCGTGCTTCATTCAAGTATGCAGACTTTGGACCAGAAGAAAGTGCTTGAAAGTCCACCTTTTGGCATCCGCAAAATT attcTTTCTACTAATATTGCAGAAACCAGCATAACAGTCAATGATGTGGTGTTTGTCATTGACTCAGGAAAGGTGAAAGAG aagTCTTTTGATGCACTGAGTTGTGCTACAGTGCTAAAAATGGGGTGGATTTCAAAAGCCAGTGCTATCCAGAGAAAAGGCAG ggcTGGGCGCTGTCAGCCTGGGGTCTGCTTTCATCTCTTCAGCAGGCTCCGATTTCAGAATATGTTGGAATTTCAATCTCCAGAACTTCTAAGACTGCCGCTTCAG GAGATCTGTTTGTACACAAAAATTCTGGCTCCAATTAATTGTCCAATTGTAGACTTTCTTATGAAAGCTCCTGATCCTCCGCCTGCTGTaactgtgagaaatgctgtgcatATGCTTAAG ACCATAGATGCCCTGGACCCTTGGGAAGATCTCACTGAGCTTGGTTATCAGCTGACTGAATTACCTGTAGAGCCACACCTCGGTAAAATGGTGTTGTATGCTGTAGTTCTGAAGTGCCTGGATCCTGTTCTGACCATTGCCTGTGCTCTTGCCTGCCAAGACCCTTTTGTGCTGCCCACGCTGGCCTCCCAAAAGCGTGCAGCCGTGCTGTGCAGGAAGCGTTTTGCTGCCGGGACATTCAGTGACCAcatggccctgctcagggctttCCAG gcatGGCAGAAGGCACGCAGTGATGGCTGGGAGAGAGCCTTCTGTGAAAAGAACTTTCTGTCCCGAGCCACAATGGAAATCATTGCAGGAATGAGAACACAGGTGCTTGGCCAGCTTAGAGCCTCAG GTTTTGTGAGAGCCAGAGGAGGAGCTGATATTAGAGATGTTAATACTAACTCTGAGAACTGGGCTGTAATTAAAGGTGCCTTAGTGGCTGGGATGTATCCCAATCTTGTGCATGTAGACAGAGACAGCCTGGTGTTGACGGAaccaaaggagaagaaagtgcGATTTCATCCTACCTCTGTTCTTGGTCAGTCTCAATATAAAAAG ATTGCCCCAGCAAATGGACAAGCTGCAGCCATCCAGGCCCTCCCCACAGACTGGCTTATATATGATGAAATGACGAGAGCTCACAAGACAGCAAACATCAGGTGCTGCTCTGTTGTGACACCTGTCACCGTGGCCCTCTTCTGTGGACCAGCCAGACTGCAAAGTAATGCCTTGCAGGCATCTTCATCCTTTCAAG GGGGAGGGGTATCTAATGATAGCAGCGACAGTGAGATGGAGGACAGGACGTCTGCTGATCTGGCACTGCTGAAGCTGGATGAATGGCTCCATCTTAAACTGGACCCTGAA GCTGCTGgtatgctgctgcagctcaggcagaaGTGGCACAGCTTGTTTCTGCGTCGTATGCGAGCTCCTTCTAAGCTGTGGTCTCAGGTTGATGAAACAACTGTAAGAGCAATTACAGCTGTTCTGAGTGCTGAAGAACAGTCTGCAGGTCTGCAGCAGCCTTCAGGAATTGGCCAGAGACCAAGGCCTGTGACTTGTGAAGAACTTCCTTTGGCATCTACATGGAAGTcaaccagcagcagaaaaagctcAACAGAAACAGAATTGTCTGACTCCTCTCATGCTGAAAA GGTTTCAGTGAAATCTTCTTCTCCTGCACTCCACCAGCCAAAgaagtacaaagaaaaagacattttgctcTCCGGACAATCCTCAGATGACAGATCAGCTCAGTCCTCAGTAAAACCTGCAGAAAGCAGTAGCTATTCCAGCCCCTGT